From the genome of Nitrospinota bacterium, one region includes:
- a CDS encoding polysaccharide biosynthesis protein gives MLTINRNKIFVVAIDALLLVVSYLLAFAFRFENLTPGLYESFAMTVWFVVPVKLAIFSLAGLHKGPWRFTGILDLVNVVRATAAGNVVAVAIVAFIHGVDFSRTVFVLDGANTVILVSLFRVGIRIVYSNQLRQGVLRELIGVGWWEHEDVNGKRTLIYGADERGEILLRSLLSAQESTPYRVVGIVDDEPGRRGTAIHGIRHVGTSRELDAVIEDLAVSEVIIANDPGKDTVQRVFNACKERKIPCRVVPPYLDLVYQRIGAGQLRKIDIDDLLRRDTVKIDYSRVEEMLRGKRVMVTGAAGSIGRQLCLQILESQPAELVCIDIGENPLHYLQLDVQQGGFITPVFYCCASVTDRRKIATLFEKHKPHLVFHAAAHKHVPMMEMNVDSAIINNVGGTRNVADLADEYGVQTFVFISTDKAVRSTNVMGWTKRMGEVYVQCRAATSRTKYLSVRFGNVLGSNGSVVPMFKAQIEAGGPLTVTHPETTRYFMTIPEAVLLILQSVLLGESGNTMILDMGQPIKIVDLAEEMIRLAGYAPGREIEIKFTGLRPGEKLHEELMYGDEERQATSHQKISLIRPRVCDVNDLERFIDGLLRQAEADPLAAYEAMKKRLSAVAGVKAGV, from the coding sequence GTGTTGACGATAAACCGCAATAAAATTTTCGTGGTGGCAATCGACGCGTTGCTGCTCGTGGTTTCCTATCTTCTGGCCTTTGCCTTCCGCTTTGAAAACCTGACGCCCGGCCTGTACGAATCGTTTGCAATGACGGTCTGGTTTGTGGTGCCGGTGAAGCTGGCGATATTCTCGCTTGCCGGCCTGCACAAGGGGCCGTGGCGGTTCACCGGCATTTTGGATTTGGTGAATGTGGTGCGGGCGACGGCGGCGGGGAACGTCGTGGCGGTCGCCATTGTCGCGTTCATACACGGAGTGGATTTCTCGCGCACGGTGTTCGTGCTGGATGGGGCGAACACCGTGATATTGGTGAGCCTGTTCCGCGTCGGTATCCGGATCGTTTATTCGAACCAACTGCGGCAGGGCGTGCTGCGGGAACTCATCGGGGTTGGATGGTGGGAACATGAGGACGTCAACGGCAAGCGGACGCTGATCTACGGCGCGGACGAGCGGGGCGAGATACTGTTGCGCAGCCTTCTAAGCGCGCAGGAGAGCACGCCGTACCGCGTGGTCGGCATCGTGGATGACGAGCCGGGCCGCCGGGGAACGGCAATTCACGGCATCCGGCACGTTGGAACCAGCCGCGAGCTTGACGCGGTGATCGAGGACCTTGCGGTAAGCGAGGTGATCATCGCCAACGACCCGGGCAAAGATACGGTGCAGCGGGTATTCAATGCCTGCAAGGAGCGGAAAATCCCCTGCCGGGTGGTGCCTCCGTATCTCGACCTCGTGTATCAGCGGATCGGCGCCGGGCAGTTGCGGAAAATCGACATTGACGATCTCTTGCGGCGGGATACCGTGAAGATCGATTATTCGCGGGTGGAGGAGATGCTGCGCGGCAAGCGGGTGATGGTGACCGGCGCGGCCGGCTCCATAGGACGCCAGCTCTGCCTGCAGATACTCGAATCGCAGCCCGCCGAACTTGTTTGCATTGATATCGGTGAAAATCCGCTGCACTACCTCCAACTGGATGTCCAGCAGGGGGGATTCATCACCCCGGTATTTTATTGTTGCGCCAGCGTGACGGACCGGCGGAAAATCGCCACTCTTTTCGAAAAACACAAGCCGCACCTTGTTTTCCACGCCGCGGCGCACAAGCATGTCCCGATGATGGAAATGAACGTCGATTCGGCCATCATCAACAACGTGGGGGGAACGCGCAACGTGGCGGATCTGGCGGACGAATACGGCGTGCAGACGTTCGTGTTCATCTCGACGGACAAGGCGGTGCGGTCGACCAACGTGATGGGATGGACCAAGCGGATGGGCGAGGTGTATGTGCAGTGCCGCGCGGCCACGAGCCGGACGAAGTACCTGAGCGTCCGCTTCGGCAACGTGCTGGGGAGCAATGGGAGCGTGGTTCCCATGTTCAAGGCGCAGATCGAGGCGGGGGGGCCGCTCACGGTGACGCACCCGGAGACGACGCGGTATTTCATGACGATTCCCGAGGCGGTGCTGCTGATCCTGCAAAGCGTGCTGTTGGGGGAATCGGGGAATACGATGATATTGGATATGGGCCAGCCGATAAAGATAGTCGACCTCGCGGAGGAAATGATCCGGCTGGCGGGATATGCGCCGGGAAGGGAAATCGAAATTAAATTCACCGGGTTGCGTCCCGGTGAAAAATTGCACGAAGAGCTGATGTATGGCGACGAGGAGCGTCAGGCGACCTCGCACCAGAAGATATCCCTGATCCGGCCGCGGGTGTGCGATGTAAATGACTTGGAACGGTTTATCGACGGGCTTCTGCGGCAGGCCGAAGCCGATCCGCTGGCCGCCTACGAGGCGATGAAAAAACGCCTTTCCGCCGTGGCGGGGGTGAAGGCGGGCGTCTAG
- a CDS encoding WecB/TagA/CpsF family glycosyltransferase, which translates to MKGVRLFGIGIHAVTMDGAAAAVARFVAEKTPRQAVFLNAGKFAEIDRNPALKRAIEQADLRLADGQPLLWAGRLLGAPLPERVAGIDLMHRLLAEGKGRGWRFFFFGASAEVLEKTVAVCRGRYGIAVAGSQHGYYAPEEEAAVAEKIRAAGADILFVAMGSPKKELFMERHLRTMNVPFTMGVGGSFDVVAGLSRRAPRWMRRTGLEWFYRFMQEPGRLWRRYLFGNLYFIRRTAACLFRRCDCCGDGGQ; encoded by the coding sequence GTGAAGGGGGTGCGGCTTTTCGGCATCGGCATCCACGCCGTCACCATGGATGGGGCGGCGGCGGCCGTTGCCCGTTTTGTCGCCGAAAAAACGCCGCGGCAGGCGGTGTTTCTCAACGCCGGAAAATTCGCCGAGATCGACCGCAATCCGGCCCTTAAGCGCGCCATCGAACAGGCCGATCTCCGCCTCGCCGACGGGCAGCCGCTGCTCTGGGCCGGCCGCCTGCTCGGCGCGCCGCTGCCGGAACGGGTGGCCGGGATCGACCTGATGCACCGGCTGCTGGCCGAAGGGAAAGGGCGCGGGTGGCGGTTTTTCTTTTTTGGCGCGTCCGCAGAGGTGCTGGAAAAGACGGTGGCGGTATGCCGCGGGCGGTATGGCATCGCCGTGGCGGGTTCCCAGCACGGCTACTACGCGCCGGAGGAAGAGGCGGCGGTGGCCGAAAAAATACGCGCCGCCGGGGCCGACATCCTTTTTGTTGCGATGGGCTCGCCGAAAAAGGAACTGTTCATGGAGCGGCATCTGCGCACGATGAACGTGCCGTTTACGATGGGAGTGGGCGGCAGCTTTGACGTGGTGGCGGGCCTGTCGCGGCGCGCACCCCGCTGGATGCGGCGGACGGGGCTTGAATGGTTCTACCGCTTCATGCAGGAGCCGGGGCGGCTCTGGCGCCGTTACTTGTTTGGCAATCTTTATTTTATCCGGCGGACCGCCGCCTGCCTTTTCCGCCGGTGTGATTGTTGCGGAGATGGCGGCCAATGA